The segment AATTGCGGGCCGCCTTGCCGCCGCCCCCGTAGATGATCAGTTCGGCGGGATTCTCGGCCACCTCGGGATCGAGGTTGTTCATGAGCATGCGCATGGCGGCTTCCTGGTGCCATCCCTTGCAGGACAACCGGTTTCCGCGCGGCGCCCGGACTTTCTCGGCTGTGGTGGTAGACTCCATCTCGATTCGCACCTCCGTTCACCATCATACAGCCCGACCGGCACGGGCACGAGTTCAGTGTTTCGACTGCAGATCGGCCAAATGCCTCAGCAGAGCCAGGCAGAGATCGGGTTCGGCGGTCAGGATGTCGACCAGGTCTTCGTGGGCGATGCGGAAGAGCTTGCACTTCTCCAGCGCCTGGGCCGTCATTCTGTGAGTGGAGCGGGCGAAGAAGGCCCAAGGATCGAGGGAGGCGAGTTCCACCACCCGGGGCTCGCCGATTTCTCCGTTCTGCAACTGCATCTTGCCTTCGATGAGGATGTTGAGATGGCTGGAGGGCTCGTCGACCTCGAACAGGATCTCGCCCGCGTCCAGGGTCAGCTCCTGGCAGACGGCGGCCAACTCGCCCAGATGTTCGGTGGCCGCCAAGCGAAAAAGATCGATCTCGTGCAGGCGCAACACCCGTTCGATGGTGTTCATCGCGCCTCATTCTAGCCGGATTCCCATCCGCGGGCCATAGCGCCCTTGGGCCGCGCCCCTCAGGCCCGCCACTGCTCCAGTACCCAGGCCGCGGTTTCCCTCACGCGGGGATGGACGTCGTTGA is part of the Acidobacteriota bacterium genome and harbors:
- a CDS encoding cyclic nucleotide-binding domain-containing protein, which produces MNTIERVLRLHEIDLFRLAATEHLGELAAVCQELTLDAGEILFEVDEPSSHLNILIEGKMQLQNGEIGEPRVVELASLDPWAFFARSTHRMTAQALEKCKLFRIAHEDLVDILTAEPDLCLALLRHLADLQSKH